The Syntrophorhabdaceae bacterium genome includes a region encoding these proteins:
- the rpoZ gene encoding DNA-directed RNA polymerase subunit omega — protein sequence MARITVEDCMELVENRFELVHLAARRSKQLIKGAKPLTKSTNREIVTSLREIAEKQIYFEKKESSPLETKDTPYQLSTFTP from the coding sequence ATGGCAAGAATAACTGTTGAAGATTGCATGGAACTGGTTGAAAACCGTTTCGAGCTCGTCCATCTCGCAGCACGCCGTTCAAAACAGCTCATAAAAGGCGCAAAACCCCTGACCAAATCGACGAACAGGGAAATAGTGACGTCACTCAGGGAAATTGCAGAGAAACAGATCTATTTCGAAAAGAAGGAATCATCCCCCCTGGAAACAAAAGACACACCCTACCAGCTGTCGACGTTTACGCCCTAA
- a CDS encoding 4Fe-4S dicluster domain-containing protein codes for MRTARKIVHIDEEKCNGCGQCVAACAEGAIELVGGKARLVAERYCDGLAACLGECPVDAISIIEREADSFDQEAVERYLTAKKTIGAGSGENPPFTDPAESPALPCGCPSTQLQMFTPPPEEQTGEPGTRQATRLTHWPVQIKLVPPTAPFLRNADLLVASDCTSVAYPNFHEDLLKGRVVMMGCPKFDDTAEYIEKFTRIFSTADIKSVTIAIMEVPCCSKMPLIVETAMKRSGKTIPTETIVISSRGNMVRRTALET; via the coding sequence ATGAGAACAGCACGGAAGATCGTCCATATTGATGAAGAAAAATGCAATGGATGCGGACAATGCGTTGCCGCCTGCGCTGAAGGGGCCATCGAGCTCGTGGGCGGAAAGGCTCGGCTCGTCGCGGAACGGTACTGCGATGGATTGGCCGCATGTCTCGGCGAATGTCCCGTAGACGCCATATCCATCATTGAACGAGAAGCGGATTCCTTCGATCAAGAAGCGGTCGAAAGATATCTTACAGCAAAAAAGACCATCGGCGCAGGGTCAGGTGAGAACCCCCCTTTCACCGACCCCGCCGAGTCCCCTGCCCTGCCCTGCGGCTGCCCCTCCACGCAGCTTCAAATGTTTACACCGCCCCCGGAAGAACAGACCGGGGAGCCTGGAACACGCCAGGCGACGAGGCTCACCCACTGGCCGGTTCAGATCAAGCTGGTCCCGCCGACAGCTCCCTTCCTCAGGAACGCCGACCTCCTGGTCGCTTCAGACTGCACGTCCGTAGCCTATCCCAATTTTCACGAAGACCTCCTCAAGGGCAGGGTGGTCATGATGGGATGTCCCAAGTTCGACGACACCGCTGAATATATCGAGAAATTCACCCGGATCTTCTCAACGGCGGACATAAAGAGTGTCACCATAGCCATCATGGAGGTCCCCTGCTGCTCCAAAATGCCCCTCATCGTTGAGACCGCGATGAAACGGTCGGGAAAGACAATACCCACGGAAACGATCGTGATAAGCTCCCGGGGAAACATGGTGAGGAGAACAGCACTGGAGACGTAA
- a CDS encoding cupin domain-containing protein, which produces MKITDLSKVEKVRMTMEGASGAWKQIPLAKADGVPAYSLRVFTIEPGGHTPYHGHPFEHMNYIIDGEGALVDSEGKEQPVQKGDFALVLPGEVHQYKNTAADRPLVMICLVPKDYE; this is translated from the coding sequence ATGAAGATCACTGATCTCAGCAAGGTCGAGAAGGTGCGCATGACGATGGAAGGGGCGAGCGGGGCCTGGAAGCAAATACCCCTTGCCAAGGCGGACGGGGTGCCCGCGTACTCCCTTCGGGTCTTTACGATCGAACCGGGGGGGCATACGCCATATCACGGCCATCCGTTCGAACACATGAACTACATAATTGATGGAGAGGGCGCCCTCGTGGACTCCGAGGGCAAGGAACAGCCTGTTCAAAAAGGTGACTTCGCACTCGTTCTGCCCGGCGAGGTCCACCAGTATAAGAACACGGCTGCGGACCGGCCCCTGGTTATGATCTGTCTTGTGCCGAAGGACTACGAGTGA
- a CDS encoding YicC family protein has protein sequence MPKSMTGFAKIEKEFPEGRIMSEARSLNSRYLETNIRLPRGDYASEQKLRDLVKRHVKRGKVDVTIKWEKTVDEMTIPRVNGNIVRQYAAMARDLKENYGLKGNLTIENIFTLKDVFIYEENNTLPEEILTQTCSDLLVALNAERAREGEYIKNDLLGRLETIVANLSEIETGWPAVIKAHEEKLRSKIAEITQSVAVDETRVLQEIAIYMERLDISEEIVRLTGHLDNFRGTLSSLEAIGRKLDFIIQEMVRETNTIGSKSNDLYINERVIRIKVEIEKIREQVQNVE, from the coding sequence ATGCCCAAGAGCATGACAGGATTCGCGAAGATCGAAAAAGAGTTCCCCGAAGGCAGGATCATGAGCGAGGCGCGGAGCCTCAACAGCCGCTACCTGGAAACGAACATCAGGCTTCCCCGCGGTGACTATGCATCGGAACAAAAGTTGAGGGATCTTGTCAAAAGGCACGTCAAGAGGGGAAAAGTGGACGTGACCATCAAGTGGGAGAAAACCGTCGATGAGATGACGATACCCCGGGTCAACGGGAACATCGTCCGGCAATACGCCGCGATGGCGCGCGACCTGAAGGAGAATTACGGGCTCAAGGGGAACCTGACAATAGAGAACATCTTCACGCTGAAGGACGTGTTCATATACGAGGAGAACAACACCCTCCCCGAAGAGATCCTCACCCAAACCTGTTCAGACCTTCTTGTCGCCCTCAATGCAGAGCGCGCGAGGGAAGGCGAGTACATCAAGAATGACCTCCTCGGGCGACTGGAGACAATAGTCGCCAACCTTTCCGAGATAGAAACGGGATGGCCTGCCGTCATAAAGGCCCACGAAGAAAAGCTTCGCTCCAAGATAGCAGAGATAACGCAGTCCGTTGCGGTAGACGAGACCCGCGTTCTGCAGGAGATCGCCATCTACATGGAGCGTCTCGACATATCGGAAGAGATCGTGCGTCTCACGGGGCACCTTGACAACTTCCGCGGCACCCTTTCATCCCTCGAAGCCATCGGAAGAAAGCTTGACTTCATCATCCAGGAAATGGTTCGGGAGACGAACACCATCGGGAGCAAATCCAACGACCTCTACATAAACGAACGGGTCATCAGGATCAAGGTGGAGATAGAAAAGATACGCGAACAGGTGCAGAATGTGGAATAG
- the dxs gene encoding 1-deoxy-D-xylulose-5-phosphate synthase, producing MLLQTINSPDDLKRLSLAQLIELAAEIRPYITDVISRTGGHLASNLGAVELSIALYYIFNTPDDKIVWDVGHQCYTCKLLTGRRESFCTIRQDAGLSGFPCKAESPYDVFDTGHASNSISIATGLAESKAKLGSSSKIIAVIGDGSLTGGMAFEALNHAGHLRSDIIVVLNDNEMSISKNVGGLAAHLNRIMTGEFMSNIREEMKARMKTMPTIYKTARYLEEAVKGIFGPGMLFEEFGFTYVGPVDGHNMEHLLETFRNVSRLKGPLLVHVITRKGKGYTHAEDDPERFHGISTFELTTGYSLSKGKKTYTDVFGDTIIELAKMDERVVAVTAAMGLGTGLDKFSDLFPDRFYDIGIAEQHGVTFSAALALGGLKPFVAIYSTFLQRAYDQIILDVCLQNLPVVFAVDRSGIVGQDGPTHHGVYDLSYFRHIPNMVVMAPKDENELKQMIYSAYRYERPVAIRYPRGEALGVPIEDDFREIPFGTWEILREGKDVTMMACGNMVAMAMEAAQILAGDGIDAGVVNGRFIKPMDEKLLAEVAARTQRILTLEENVLIGGFGSGVGEVLARAGSPIPLKSLGIPDIFVTHGSQGTLRKSLGIDLDGIVRTVRTWLKKE from the coding sequence ATGCTTCTTCAAACGATCAATTCTCCCGATGACCTGAAACGGTTGTCCCTTGCCCAGCTTATCGAACTCGCCGCCGAGATACGTCCCTACATAACGGATGTCATATCCCGAACGGGCGGTCATCTTGCCTCAAATCTCGGCGCCGTGGAACTCAGCATTGCCCTCTATTACATCTTCAACACACCCGACGACAAGATCGTCTGGGACGTCGGCCATCAGTGTTACACCTGCAAACTCCTGACGGGCCGCCGGGAGAGTTTTTGCACCATCCGCCAGGACGCGGGCCTCTCCGGTTTTCCCTGCAAGGCGGAAAGCCCCTATGATGTATTCGACACGGGCCATGCCAGCAACTCCATATCCATCGCCACGGGGCTTGCCGAAAGCAAGGCAAAGTTGGGTTCGTCCTCCAAGATCATAGCCGTTATCGGAGACGGCTCGCTGACGGGGGGGATGGCTTTTGAGGCCTTGAACCACGCAGGTCATCTGCGAAGCGATATCATCGTCGTCCTCAACGATAACGAGATGTCCATATCAAAGAACGTCGGCGGGCTTGCCGCCCACCTCAACCGCATCATGACGGGAGAGTTCATGAGCAACATCCGGGAAGAGATGAAGGCCCGGATGAAAACCATGCCCACGATATACAAGACCGCACGGTACCTCGAGGAGGCCGTCAAGGGGATCTTCGGGCCGGGCATGTTGTTCGAGGAGTTTGGCTTCACCTACGTCGGTCCCGTCGATGGCCACAACATGGAGCATCTCCTTGAGACATTCAGGAACGTAAGCAGACTCAAGGGGCCGCTTCTCGTCCACGTCATCACCCGAAAGGGGAAGGGCTACACCCACGCGGAGGACGACCCTGAACGGTTTCATGGCATCTCAACCTTCGAGCTCACCACGGGATACAGCCTTTCCAAGGGTAAGAAGACCTATACGGACGTCTTCGGCGATACCATCATCGAGCTGGCGAAAATGGACGAGAGGGTCGTGGCCGTCACGGCCGCCATGGGTCTCGGCACGGGCCTCGACAAATTCTCCGATCTCTTCCCCGACAGGTTCTACGACATCGGCATCGCCGAGCAGCACGGAGTCACCTTTTCTGCCGCCCTTGCGCTGGGCGGGCTCAAACCCTTTGTCGCAATTTATTCCACATTCCTGCAAAGGGCGTACGACCAGATCATCCTCGATGTCTGTCTCCAGAACCTGCCTGTGGTGTTTGCGGTAGACAGGAGCGGGATCGTCGGGCAGGACGGGCCGACCCATCACGGCGTTTACGACCTCTCCTATTTCCGTCATATCCCGAACATGGTCGTCATGGCGCCCAAGGACGAGAACGAACTCAAACAGATGATCTATTCGGCATACCGCTACGAAAGGCCCGTTGCCATCCGCTACCCCCGCGGGGAGGCCCTGGGTGTGCCCATTGAAGATGATTTCCGCGAGATACCTTTCGGTACATGGGAGATACTGCGGGAAGGCAAAGACGTCACCATGATGGCCTGCGGGAACATGGTGGCAATGGCCATGGAGGCCGCCCAAATACTCGCCGGCGACGGCATAGACGCCGGCGTCGTCAACGGCCGCTTCATAAAGCCCATGGACGAAAAGCTCCTGGCAGAGGTGGCGGCGCGGACGCAGCGCATCCTTACCCTTGAAGAGAACGTGCTTATCGGAGGATTCGGCAGCGGTGTCGGAGAGGTGCTCGCCAGGGCAGGATCGCCCATCCCTCTCAAGTCGCTGGGAATCCCGGATATCTTCGTTACCCACGGCAGTCAGGGCACACTGCGCAAGTCTCTGGGCATCGACCTCGATGGCATCGTGAGGACCGTCAGGACGTGGTTAAAGAAAGAATAG
- a CDS encoding polyprenyl synthetase family protein: MDLANYLHDKKIIVENMLRDICTSFISTPGVLRNAMEYMLFSNGKKIRPILAIAACEAKGKSADDFLPSFCTLEMIHTYSLIHDDLPCVDNDDTRRGRPTCHKAFGEAVAIMAGDGLLTEAFRVLTDARFSERVSPKISRQIVFEIAYAAGAEGMVGGQVMDIIYEKKEGTRNILHYIHSHKTAAMLRASVRVGAIAGGAKIRELKNFTRYGDAIGLAFQIMDDILDVEGDEEMVGKKLKKDANKQTYVKHYGILASKYKLEQLVDEAIKSISFLGENGRVLEDIARFIGNRVS, encoded by the coding sequence AGATCATCGTCGAGAACATGCTCAGGGACATCTGCACAAGTTTCATTTCAACCCCCGGCGTCCTCAGGAACGCCATGGAATACATGCTCTTCAGCAACGGAAAGAAGATCCGCCCGATCCTTGCCATAGCCGCTTGCGAGGCGAAAGGAAAGAGCGCCGACGACTTCCTCCCCTCTTTCTGCACCCTCGAGATGATACATACCTATTCCCTCATCCATGACGACCTTCCCTGCGTGGACAACGACGACACGCGACGGGGCAGGCCGACGTGCCACAAGGCCTTCGGCGAAGCCGTGGCGATCATGGCCGGTGACGGCCTCCTTACGGAGGCATTCAGGGTGCTCACCGATGCAAGGTTCTCAGAAAGGGTGAGCCCGAAGATATCCAGGCAGATCGTGTTCGAGATAGCCTATGCCGCCGGTGCCGAAGGGATGGTCGGCGGTCAGGTAATGGACATAATATATGAGAAAAAGGAAGGCACCAGGAATATCCTCCATTACATTCATTCCCACAAGACGGCGGCGATGCTTCGCGCATCCGTCCGGGTCGGCGCTATAGCCGGCGGCGCCAAGATCAGGGAACTGAAGAATTTCACCCGCTACGGCGATGCCATAGGGCTCGCCTTCCAGATCATGGACGACATCCTCGACGTGGAAGGCGACGAGGAAATGGTCGGCAAGAAGTTGAAGAAAGACGCCAACAAGCAGACCTATGTGAAGCATTACGGTATTCTCGCTTCCAAATACAAGCTGGAACAACTCGTCGATGAGGCAATCAAGTCCATATCCTTCCTGGGAGAAAACGGCCGTGTCCTTGAGGACATAGCGCGCTTTATCGGCAACCGGGTTTCGTAA
- the gmk gene encoding guanylate kinase → MNDGRKGVLIVVSGPSGVGKSTLIERFLREDDHSAFSVSYTTRQKRVHEFNGKDYHFVDKATFEAMVAKGHFLEWENVHGNLYGTPRAEILATLETGKDIILDIDVKGAINISGTCSAARLIFIEPPSVAELINRLSLRGEKEIETRMKRVEEEIARKDHFGYTIVNDDLGKAYTTFQKAIDDIRRQDHGKNNC, encoded by the coding sequence ATGAATGACGGCAGGAAGGGCGTGCTCATCGTCGTCTCCGGTCCATCAGGAGTGGGCAAGTCGACTCTCATCGAGCGTTTTCTCCGCGAAGACGACCACAGCGCCTTCTCCGTCTCCTATACGACACGGCAGAAACGGGTTCATGAGTTCAATGGAAAGGATTATCATTTCGTGGACAAGGCGACCTTCGAGGCAATGGTCGCGAAAGGGCATTTTCTTGAATGGGAAAATGTCCACGGGAATCTCTATGGGACTCCCCGCGCCGAGATCCTCGCCACCCTCGAGACGGGAAAGGACATTATCCTCGACATAGACGTAAAGGGCGCCATCAACATCAGCGGCACCTGTTCCGCCGCACGGCTCATCTTCATCGAACCGCCGTCCGTCGCGGAGCTCATCAATCGCCTGTCCCTGCGCGGAGAGAAGGAGATCGAAACCCGGATGAAGCGCGTCGAAGAAGAAATTGCAAGAAAAGACCATTTCGGCTATACTATCGTCAACGACGACCTCGGAAAAGCATACACGACGTTCCAGAAGGCGATCGACGATATAAGGAGACAAGACCATGGCAAGAATAACTGTTGA
- a CDS encoding DUF4416 family protein, giving the protein MGKIRRPQQVRLFASIIFDADVDLEAVLRHLAGAMGPIEEKTPPVLFTHTTYYEKEMGAGLYRFFVLFTPLVERETLPDIKMITNDVEDLFTRDGRRTVNIDSGYIALEHVILATTKGYAHRVYLGKGIHADLTLIFSSGTYRALQWTYPDYAEEQTITLFNRWRELCKGSLRACGQRARHT; this is encoded by the coding sequence ATGGGAAAGATCAGGCGCCCCCAACAGGTAAGGCTCTTCGCCAGCATCATCTTCGACGCAGATGTGGACCTCGAGGCGGTGCTGAGGCACCTCGCCGGCGCAATGGGGCCCATCGAAGAGAAGACCCCGCCGGTCCTCTTTACACACACCACATACTACGAAAAAGAGATGGGCGCGGGGCTCTACCGGTTTTTTGTCCTTTTTACTCCTCTCGTCGAGCGCGAAACGCTTCCCGATATCAAGATGATCACCAATGATGTGGAGGATCTTTTTACGAGGGACGGTCGGAGAACGGTCAATATTGACTCTGGATATATCGCCCTTGAACATGTTATACTCGCAACTACAAAGGGATACGCGCACAGGGTTTACCTGGGGAAAGGGATTCACGCCGACCTTACACTCATATTCAGCAGCGGAACATACCGTGCTCTTCAGTGGACGTACCCGGATTACGCCGAAGAGCAAACGATAACCCTTTTCAACCGGTGGAGAGAGCTCTGCAAAGGATCCCTGAGAGCCTGCGGACAGCGGGCGCGGCACACATAA
- the hcp gene encoding hydroxylamine reductase, translating into MFCYQCEQTAQREGCSKVGVCGKQPDVAALQDLLVYVTAELSYFAREALKQGLKTDRATNLLAAEALFHTLTNVDFDTERLRDMIGSVAARRDDLIGKIAAKGGNPHLPGGRTPTMPDHATEGLVKQGEAVGFQIIRNENADVTSLMHTLVFGLRGVAAYAYHAALLNKEDEVVYTFIYDALAEVLENKLGLNEWLGLVLKCGEINLKAMELLDAANTETYGHPVPTAVPLGSRKGKAILVSGHDLKDLEEILKQTEGKGIYVYTHGEMLPCHGYPKLKTYSHFYGHYGTAWQNQHKEFANFPGSIIMTTNCIQKPLESYSENIFTTGPVAWPGVAHIANGEYKPAIDRALALPGFDADTNGREVMVGFARNAVMGVADKVIDAVKAGKIRHFFLVAGCDGAKPGRNYYTEFVEKVPDDCIVLTLACGKFRFFDKQLGDIGGIPRLLDIGQCNDAYSAIQIALALSKAFNVGVNELPLSFVLSWYEQKAVAILLTLLYLGIRNMRLGPTLPAFITPNILNVLVEKYNIKPITTPDQDLKEILG; encoded by the coding sequence ATGTTTTGTTATCAATGTGAACAGACGGCACAGCGTGAGGGATGTTCGAAGGTTGGAGTTTGTGGGAAGCAGCCCGATGTGGCTGCTCTTCAGGACCTGCTGGTCTATGTCACGGCGGAGCTGTCCTATTTTGCAAGGGAGGCCCTGAAACAGGGGTTGAAAACGGATAGGGCGACCAACCTGCTGGCAGCCGAAGCCCTCTTTCACACATTGACGAATGTTGATTTCGACACCGAACGTCTCAGGGACATGATAGGGAGCGTGGCTGCACGGCGCGACGACCTTATAGGCAAGATCGCCGCAAAGGGCGGAAATCCCCATCTCCCCGGCGGCCGGACCCCAACAATGCCCGATCATGCCACGGAAGGTCTTGTGAAACAGGGAGAGGCGGTGGGCTTCCAAATCATACGGAACGAGAATGCCGACGTTACATCCCTCATGCACACCCTGGTCTTCGGCCTGCGGGGCGTCGCCGCATACGCATACCACGCGGCCCTGTTGAACAAGGAAGATGAGGTTGTCTATACGTTCATATATGACGCGCTTGCCGAGGTTCTCGAGAATAAACTGGGGCTCAACGAATGGCTGGGGCTCGTTTTAAAATGCGGCGAGATAAACCTGAAGGCCATGGAGCTGCTTGACGCCGCCAACACCGAAACGTATGGTCATCCCGTTCCAACCGCGGTTCCCCTGGGCTCAAGAAAGGGCAAGGCTATCCTCGTCTCGGGCCACGATCTCAAAGACCTCGAAGAGATACTGAAACAGACGGAAGGCAAGGGAATCTATGTCTATACCCACGGCGAGATGCTCCCCTGCCATGGGTATCCGAAACTCAAAACATATTCCCACTTCTACGGTCATTACGGGACGGCCTGGCAGAACCAGCACAAGGAGTTCGCCAACTTCCCCGGCTCCATCATCATGACCACCAACTGCATCCAGAAACCCCTTGAATCATACTCGGAGAACATCTTCACGACGGGTCCCGTTGCCTGGCCCGGGGTTGCCCACATCGCCAACGGAGAATACAAGCCCGCCATCGACAGGGCCCTCGCACTGCCGGGTTTCGATGCCGATACCAACGGAAGGGAGGTCATGGTCGGTTTTGCCCGCAACGCCGTCATGGGTGTAGCGGACAAGGTCATCGACGCCGTCAAGGCGGGTAAAATACGGCATTTCTTTCTCGTTGCCGGCTGTGACGGCGCGAAACCGGGAAGAAACTACTACACCGAGTTTGTCGAAAAAGTCCCCGATGATTGCATCGTCCTCACACTTGCCTGCGGCAAGTTCCGCTTCTTCGACAAGCAGCTCGGCGATATCGGCGGCATTCCCCGTCTTCTCGACATCGGGCAATGCAATGACGCATACTCCGCCATCCAGATAGCCCTGGCGCTTTCAAAGGCCTTCAACGTCGGCGTCAACGAACTGCCCCTGTCGTTCGTGCTGTCCTGGTACGAACAAAAGGCGGTGGCGATATTGCTCACCCTGCTCTACCTCGGCATCAGGAACATGCGCCTGGGACCGACTTTACCGGCTTTCATCACCCCCAACATACTCAACGTGCTCGTGGAGAAATACAACATAAAGCCCATTACGACACCGGATCAGGACCTGAAGGAGATATTGGGATAG
- a CDS encoding phospholipase D family protein — translation MKGSIYRSLAVLFILFVLPWHLGAADVVLNNAPASVCFSPHGGATRAIVRQIGEATRELLVEAYLFTSKPIQTALVKARKRGVEVDVILDGYEQREHKHVAARVLRAGGVSVWLDDRHACAHNKVIVVDRQTVITGSFNFTYAAEGKNAENLLIITSRELAALYTDNFLKHRRHSKRY, via the coding sequence ATGAAGGGGTCTATCTATCGTTCGCTGGCGGTTCTGTTCATTCTTTTCGTCCTGCCCTGGCACCTTGGGGCGGCCGATGTTGTTCTCAACAATGCCCCGGCGAGTGTCTGCTTCAGTCCCCACGGGGGCGCAACCAGGGCCATAGTGAGGCAGATCGGTGAAGCCACCCGCGAGCTCCTGGTGGAGGCCTATCTCTTCACATCGAAACCTATCCAGACGGCCCTCGTCAAGGCACGCAAACGGGGTGTCGAGGTGGATGTCATTCTGGACGGCTACGAGCAGAGAGAGCACAAACATGTCGCGGCCCGGGTTCTCAGGGCAGGCGGCGTCAGTGTCTGGCTCGACGACAGGCACGCCTGCGCGCACAACAAGGTCATCGTCGTTGACCGCCAGACGGTCATAACGGGTTCCTTCAACTTCACCTACGCCGCCGAGGGCAAGAACGCCGAGAACCTTCTCATTATCACCTCACGGGAACTGGCCGCCCTCTATACGGACAACTTCCTGAAGCACCGAAGGCATTCAAAAAGATATTGA
- a CDS encoding TlyA family RNA methyltransferase, producing the protein MVKERIDTLLTRRGLAPSREKARVLVMAGEVYADGQRVLKADNRVDDTVCLEVRGNPIPYVSYGGVKLKAALDAFGLAVKGRTALDIGSSTGGFTDCLLKEGARKVYAVDSGTHQLHEKLRNDVRIILRENFNARYLVLDDIGEMVDIITIDVSFISLKKIIPAAVGVLGDEGRIVSLVKPQFEVGRYNVGKGGIVKDREKIETVLTDIREFGQTLGIGAVETVEAPRERERKNREYFILWERSGAPNR; encoded by the coding sequence GTGGTTAAAGAAAGAATAGACACGCTCCTTACCAGGCGCGGGTTGGCGCCGTCGCGGGAAAAGGCGCGGGTTCTCGTCATGGCCGGAGAGGTCTACGCCGACGGGCAGCGGGTCCTCAAGGCGGACAACAGGGTGGACGACACGGTCTGCCTCGAGGTCAGAGGAAACCCCATCCCCTATGTCAGCTACGGCGGGGTTAAACTTAAGGCCGCGCTCGATGCCTTCGGCCTTGCCGTCAAGGGCAGAACAGCCCTCGACATCGGTTCGTCAACGGGCGGTTTTACCGATTGCCTCCTCAAGGAGGGGGCGCGAAAGGTATACGCCGTCGATTCCGGGACACATCAGCTTCATGAGAAACTCCGGAACGATGTAAGGATAATCCTCAGGGAGAACTTCAACGCCCGCTACCTTGTCCTCGATGACATCGGCGAGATGGTGGATATCATCACCATAGACGTTTCCTTCATCTCCCTGAAGAAGATCATCCCCGCCGCCGTTGGCGTCCTTGGCGATGAAGGCCGCATCGTTTCCCTCGTAAAGCCGCAGTTCGAGGTAGGGCGCTACAACGTCGGCAAGGGGGGCATCGTAAAGGACCGGGAGAAAATAGAAACCGTCCTTACGGATATCAGGGAATTCGGACAGACCCTCGGCATCGGGGCCGTTGAAACCGTGGAGGCCCCAAGGGAAAGGGAAAGGAAGAACAGGGAATACTTCATCCTATGGGAAAGATCAGGCGCCCCCAACAGGTAA